The DNA window GGTGACCACATTCCCCTCGGCAACCGGCTTGAAGAAGCTCGGCCAGCCGGTGCCGGAATTGAACTTGGCATCCGACGAGAACAGCGGCAAACCGCAACCGACGCAGGCGTAGACGCCTTCCTTCTTGTTATCGAGCAGTGTTCCGCAGAACGGGCGTTCGGTGCCCTTGGCGCGGACCACTTTGTACGCTTCCGGCCCCAGTTGCTTGAGCCATTCCTCGTCAGTTTTGACCACGCGGGCGGTCTCGACGGGGACGAGCTTTGCATTCTTGTCGTAAACGGCAACCTTCACCACGGCGGACTCCTTTTTGTCGGACTTGCCACTTCCCGGGGCAGCCAGTGAACTGAGCTGGTACAACCCCAAGCCCGCGGCAATCGTCGCCACGCCCACGCCACACCATTTCGCGAACCGCATTGAAACTCCTGTTGGTTGAACCACGATTGCTTGACTGTACGCGTCAAAGCCCGACATTTCGACCGCAGTCTGCGGGTCGATGCACGCCGCATTGACTGTAGTACAGTCGAACCCTTCAACTTATTTAAGATGCAAGAATACGCCTGCGGGTTTCTATTTTCTGAAGATCGCTCGCGTGTCCTGCTGATCCGCAAACGCCGGCCGGCCTGGCAGGCGGGAAAACTCAACGGCGTCGGCGGGAAGATTGAGCCCGGCGAAACGCCGTTGCAGGCCATGCGACGCGAGTTTCGTGAGGAAGCCGGCGTCGACATCGCCGACTGGCAGCAGGTCCTCCGCCTGAGCGGCCCGGACTGGGTGGGGCATTTCTTCCGCGCCTTTGGCAACGTCGGTCAGGCGTATGCGGTCACCGACGAATTGCTGGAACTGCACAAAACCGCCTCGCTGCCGAAGGATACGATCCCAAACCTTCAATGGATGATTCCGATACTGCTGGACGATGAGGTGGCGAGCGGTCTGTACGCGGTGGCGGTCACCCCGAGTGTCGGATGATCGAACGCATACAGACGCACGACCGTGCTATGGATTCCCTTACGCCGATGAGATCGTCTGATAAGATATGGCCATGGGATTGCCCGCAGTATCTCGGATGACGGTGCAGGAGTACCTGGCCTTTGAAGACCCCGGCGGTCAGCGGTATGAGTTCCGCGAAGGGGATCTGCTTTCAATGGCGGGTGGGACCGCAGAACACAGCCTGATCGGCATGAATGCCTGCGGCGAGTTGCGAAACCGCTTGGCTGGCTCAGGCTGCACCGTCTACAACAGCGATCTGCGGGTAAAAATCCCGCGCAAGGTCCGCTATTACTACTCCGACGGCATCGTCGCCTGCGGCAAACCGCAGTTCGAACTGTCCGGCCTGAAGAAGGTCGCGATTCTGAACCCCAAGGCCATCATCGAAGTGTTGAGCGAGTCGACCGAAGCCCTCGACCGCGGCGACAAGTTTACCGACTACCGAACGATCGATTCCCTGGCGCAGTACGTTCTGATCTCCC is part of the Humisphaera borealis genome and encodes:
- a CDS encoding Uma2 family endonuclease: MPAVSRMTVQEYLAFEDPGGQRYEFREGDLLSMAGGTAEHSLIGMNACGELRNRLAGSGCTVYNSDLRVKIPRKVRYYYSDGIVACGKPQFELSGLKKVAILNPKAIIEVLSESTEALDRGDKFTDYRTIDSLAQYVLISQTTPRVETYLRQDGGAWKFETFERLEAVARLEALGIELPLRQIYEGIEFPPPVD
- the msrB gene encoding peptide-methionine (R)-S-oxide reductase MsrB translates to MRFAKWCGVGVATIAAGLGLYQLSSLAAPGSGKSDKKESAVVKVAVYDKNAKLVPVETARVVKTDEEWLKQLGPEAYKVVRAKGTERPFCGTLLDNKKEGVYACVGCGLPLFSSDAKFNSGTGWPSFFKPVAEGNVVTEIDRAYGMVREEILCGRCGGHLGHVFDDGPPPTGKRHCVNSESLKFFGKEELVKLADPAAESSATKPATQPAK
- a CDS encoding NUDIX domain-containing protein, with product MTVRVKARHFDRSLRVDARRIDCSTVEPFNLFKMQEYACGFLFSEDRSRVLLIRKRRPAWQAGKLNGVGGKIEPGETPLQAMRREFREEAGVDIADWQQVLRLSGPDWVGHFFRAFGNVGQAYAVTDELLELHKTASLPKDTIPNLQWMIPILLDDEVASGLYAVAVTPSVG